GCCTACTGCAATGTGATTTCGTACTGCCTCATCGATGGCGCAGGCCGTCATATGGTACGTATCGATATCACCGTATCTCGGACAGATGCCATTTGCAACAACAACTCCTTCCATGCTATCAAGCAGCGGGCGGATAACCGCTGCATCACTCGGTCCGTCTCCAGTTAATGGTTTGATGACTGATCCTGCCTGAACTTCATGGTCGTACTGTCTGATGACATATTCTTTTGAACATATATTGAGGCGCGAAAGAAGGTTTTTCAGGACCGCGGTCAGATCTACAATACCGAGCACAGGCTCTTCAAAATTGCGCTGTATCCAGCGCGCGTTCAGTTTCATGGCTGGAAGACCATTATGCAAAAACTCCATATCCAGATAAGCCACATTCCTATCCCCGTATTTTACATGGAATTTGCCCGAATCTGTAAATGTTCCGATAACAGTGGCCTCAACGTCTCTTGTTTTAGCAAGAGCGAGGAATTCATCAATCTTCTCAGGAGAAACAGCAAGCGTCATCCTCTCCTGCGACTCGGAAACAAGAATCTCCCATGGGTCAAGGCCGGGATATTTCAGGGGGCATTTATCAAGTTCAATCAGGCATCCTCCGCAAAGCTGCGCCATCTCACCCACCGATGATGAAAGGCCGCCTGCGCCATCGTCTGTTATTGATCCATATAATCCCTTATCGCGAGCCTCAAGCAGGAAATCAAGCATCTTCTTCTGGGTTATAGGATCTCCGATCTGTACAGCGGTAACAGGTGAATCCTCATCAAGTTGCAGNNNNNNNNNNNNNNNNNNNNNNNNNNNNNNNNNNNNNNNNNNNNNNNNNNNNNNNNNNNNNNNNNNNNNNNNNNNNNNNNNNNNNNNNNNNNNNNNNNNNAACGACCATCCTTCCGCCACCAGTGCCAAGAAAGGTTACACTTGACATATATTATTATAAATGTATAAGTTGTACAAAAAAATATCTGAATGTTTTTCTAAAAATTCCGGAAAATGATTTAACCACAGGATTCATGATAATGCCTGTGAGAAAAGAATTCAGGAAACTTGTAACCCGTGATGAAGCAA
This is a stretch of genomic DNA from Candidatus Methanoperedens sp.. It encodes these proteins:
- a CDS encoding phosphoribosylformylglycinamidine synthase, translating into LQLDEDSPVTAVQIGDPITQKKMLDFLLEARDKGLYGSITDDGAGGLSSSVGEMAQLCGGCLIELDKCPLKYPGLDPWEILVSESQERMTLAVSPEKIDEFLALAKTRDVEATVIGTFTDSGKFHVKYGDRNVAYLDMEFLHNGLPAMKLNARWIQRNFEEPVLGIVDLTAVLKNLLSRLNICSKEYVIRQYDHEVQAGSVIKPLTGDGPSDAAVIRPLLDSMEGVVVANGICPRYGDIDTYHMTACAIDEAVRNHIAVG